Genomic DNA from Mycolicibacterium helvum:
CATAGTCGGCGAAACCCAGATCACTGCAGCGCTTTTCGAAGTCATCGCGGCCCAGGCCGGCCAGCTCGCCGGTGAACTTGCCGATCGCCTGGCCCAGCTCGGCGGGCCGGCCGCTGTCATCACCGCGCCAGAACGGTAGCCGGGCCGGTTGCCCGGGCGCGGGGATGACCAACACCCGATCGTGGGTGATCTCGGTGATCCGCCAGCTGGTGGCGCCGAGCGAGATGACATCGCCGGGCCGCGACTCGTACACCATCTCCTCATCGAGTTCACCCACCCGCGAGGGCTTTTCGGAATCAGTGGCCAGGTACACAGTGAACATGCCACGGTCCGGGATCGCCCCGCCGGACGTCACGGCCAGCCGCTGCGCACCCGGGCGGGCGGTCAGCGTGCCGGTGTCCCGGTCGTAAATCAGCCGCGGGCGCAGCTCGGCGAAGTCGGTGGAGGGGTACTTGCCCGACAGCAGGTCCAGCGTCGCCTCGAACGCGCTGCGCGGCAACGTCGCAAACGGTGCGCTACGCCGGACCACATCGAACCATTGCTCGGCGTTGATCGGCTCCAGGGCGCACGCGGCGACGGTGTGCTGGGCCAGAATATCGAGCGGATTGGTGGGCACCCGCATGGTCTCGATCTGTCCGGCAAGCATGCGTTGCACGCTGACCGCGCATCCGATCAAGTCGGTGCGGTGTTTGGGAAACAACACGCCACGCGATATTTCGCCGACCTGGTGTCCGGCGCGGCCGATGCGCTGCAATCCGCTGGCCACCGACGGCGGAGCCTCCACTTGGATCACCAGGTCGACGGCACCCATATCGATGCCGAGTTCCAGGCTCGACGTCGCCACCACCGATTTGAGCCGCCCGCTCTTGAGATCGTCCTCGACGAGAGCGCGCTGCTCCTTGGACACCGAGCCGTGGTGGGCGCGGGCCAACAGCGGCTCGGCGCCGTAGGTTTGGCCGCTGCCCATGATGTGGGCCGGCGGCCCGCCTGGCACCTGGCGGTTGGGTGGTGCGTCCAGTTCGATACCCGAGCGCTCGGCGTGAATCTCGTTGATACGGGCAGTGAGTCGCTCGGCGAGCCGCCGGGAATTGGCGAACACGATGGTCGAGTTGTGGGCCTCGATGAGGTCGACGATGCGGGCTTCGACATCGGGCCAGATGGAATTGTTGTTCGGCGCGGCCATATCGGGTACGGGCACCTGCACGGCCAGCTCGAATGTCTTGGCCGCCGGCGGGGCGACGATGGTGGTCGGCCTGGTCGCGCCGGACAAGAACCGGGCCACCTCCTCGGGTGGGCGGACCGTCGCCGAGAGCCCGATGCGCTGGGCCGGGGTCTCCAGCAGCGCGTCGAGCCGCTCGAGCGACAGCGCCAGGTGTGCGCCGCGCTTGGTGCCCGCCACGGCATGCACCTCATCGACGATCACGGTCTGCACGCCGGTCAGCGTTTCGCGGGCTGCCGAGGTCAGCATCAGAAACAGTGACTCCGGCGTGGTGATCAGGATGTCGGGTGGCTTGGCGATCAACTCGCGGCGACGGGCCGGCGGGGTATCGCCGGAGCGCACCCCGACGCTGATCTGCGGGGCCGGCACACCGTCCCGTTCGGCGATGCGGGTGATACCGGTCAGCGGGGTGCGCAGGTTGCGCTCGACGTCGACGGCCAGCGCCTTGAGTGGGGAGATGTAGAGCACCCGGGTGCCCTTCACGTCGGGTTCGTGGGCTAGCCGGTCGATCGCCCACAGAAACGCCGCCAACGTCTTGCCGGACCCGGTCGGGGCGACGACCAGCGTGTTGTCGCCGTCAGCGATAGCCGACCAGGCGTTGGCCTGCGCCGCCGTCGGCTCAGCGAAGGTGCCCGTGAACCAGCGCCGGGTCAGCGGACTGAACCGGCCCATCGGATCGGCGGGGCTCATGTCTCCAGACTGCCAGGGGGCACCGACAACCAGGTCTGTGCTGCCTTCTTTTCCCGCAAAAGTCCTTGACCAGCCCTACCCTTTAGCTGATCGGGCCGCGAGGGCTGTGGGTTCGGGGGTGAAGTGACGTCGGCGACGGCAATGTGTCGGTCCTGCGGGACGAAGGCACCGGCAGGTGCCCGGTTCTGCGGTGCCTGCGGGGTGCGGCTGGCGACTGACACCGATGCCGCGGAGTACAAGCACGTGACGGTGCTGTTCGCCGACGTCGAGCGGTCGATGGATATCGCGGCCGCCCTGGACATCGAGCGGTTGCGCGAGGTCATGACCGAGCTGGTGGAACGGTCGACGACGGTGCTGCGCCGCTACGGCGGGACCGTGGAGTTCAACGGCGACGGGGTCATGGCGCTGTTCGGCGCCCCGGTGGCGTTGGAGGACCATGCGTTCCGGGCCTGCATGGCCGCCCTGGAGGTCCAGGGCGAGGCGGCCCGGCTGGCGGCCGAGGTGAAGCAGCGGGACGATATCGACTTCCGCGTGCGGGTGGGTCTGAATTCCGGGCGCGTGATCGCCGGGGAGATCGGGTCGGGGGCGTTCGGATACCGCGCGATCGGCGAGACGGTCGGGTTCGCGCAGCGGATGGAATCCGTGGCGCCGCCGGGTGGGGTGATGCTGTCAGAATCGACCGCCCGCCTCGTCGAGGACCTGGTGATGCTGGGCGGACTCGATCAGGTGCGGATCAAGGGAGCCGATCAGCCTGTTGCGGTGCGGCAGCTGCTGGGCATCAGGCCACGCAGTGGTGGGATTGGCCGCGTCCAATCGAGCCTGGTCGGTCGCAGCGACGAGATGGCCGCCATCGAGGCGGCACTCGATTCCGCAACCGACGGGCGCGGCGGCGTCCTCAACGTCGTGGCGCCGCCCGGAATCGGAAAGTCCCGGTCGGCCCGAGAGGCAGCAGCACTGGCGACGGCGCGTGGATTCGAGGTGATCTGGGTCTTCTGCGAATCACATGCACGCGACATCTCGTTCGGGGTGATCGCGCGGTTGTTGCGGGCAGCCACCGGCGTCGCGGACCTCGACGGTCAAGACGCGCGTGCCCGAACACGGAGTGTCGTGCCCGAGGCCGACCCGCAGGATGTGCAGTTGCTCGACGACCTGCTCGGTATCGCTGATCCCGAAGCCGTGCTGCCGGTCATTGAGCCAGATGCCCGGCGGCGGCGTCTTACCGCACTGGTCCACAGTGCGTCGTTGACGCGTACTCGACCCGCGCTCGTGATCGTCGAGGACGTCCAGTGGATCGATGCGGTCAGCGAGTCGATGCTGTGCGACTTCCTCGCCGTCATCGACCAGTCACCCACGTTGGTGCTGATCACCTCCCGCCCCGAATATGCTGGAGCGCTGGTGGAAGCTCCCGGCTCTCGGGTGATACAGCTTGCCCCCCTGGGTGATTCGGATATTGCAGCGCTGCTGGACGAGCTGCTCGGACCGGATCCAGCGATGTCCGATCTGACGGCCATCATCGCGGATCGGGCGGCCGGCAACCCGTTCTTCGCCGAGGAGATAGTGCGCGAACTGGCGCAGCGCGGGGTTTTGGCCGGCGAACGCGGCGACTACCGCTGTCGTGGAGACGTTTCCGAGGTCACCGTGCCCGCGACGGTACAGGCGGCCATCGCCGCACGAATCGATCGGTTGGGCCCAGCGGCGCGATACACATTGAACGCGGCATCGGTGATCGGGGAGCGCTTCGGCGCAGACCTACTGGCCGCGCTCGACGTCGACGCTGAGTTCGCCGAACTGCTGAACACCGAGCTGATCGACCAGGTGCAGTTCACCCCGGCCGCTGAATACGCCTTCCACCATCCCCTGATCCGCGCCGTGGCCTACGAAGCGCAGCTGAAATCCGGTCGCAGCGAATGGCATCGGCGCTTGGCCGCTGCGATCGAGCGGTCTGCGCCAGACTCGGTGGACGAAAACGCGGCTCTGATCGCCGAACATCTTGACTCAGCAGGCGATCTGCACGCGGCCTACGGCTGGCAGATGCGGGCGGCCGCATGGTCAGTCAAGCGTGACATCACCGCCGCCCGGCTGCGCTGGGACCGGGCATACCGCATTGGCAAACGACTCCCCGAAGACCGACCGACAGAGCTGTCCATGCGCATCGCACCGCTCACAATGCTGTGCGCCACCGATTTTCACGCCAAAGCCGCTCACGAGAGTCGAGGGCGGTTCGCCGAGCTGAGGCAGTTGTGCGCTATCGCGGGAGACAAGGTCTCGCTGGCGATCGGTATGACGGGGCTGGTCACCGAGCACCTCTACGTTGGTCGTGGCGGCGAGGCCGCGAGGCTGGCATCCGAGCAGATGGCGCTGCTCGAGTCGATCGGTGATGCCAACCTGACGGTCGGCCTGGGATTTGTCGCATTCGCCACTTGGTTCGATCAGGGCGAATTCGATGAGATGTTGCGGTGGACGCAGACGGTCATCGACCTGGCGGCCGGTGATGCCACCAAGGGCAACGAATTCGGATTCGGGTCACCACTGGCGGCCGCGATAACCTTCCGCGGCGTGGCCCGGTGGTGGCTGGGCCGTGCGGGATGGCGCGAGGACCTCGACGTTGCCCGTGCGATGGCGCGGAACTCCGATCCGGCGACCTTTGGCTATGTTCTCGCCTGGACTTACTGCATCGAGATCGCCTACGGGGTACTCCTTGCCGACGACGTCGCCGTACAGGCAAGCGACGACGCGGTGCAGACCGCAGAACGACTTGGCAACGACTACGTGCTGCTTCTCGCCGAGTACGGGTTGGGTGTCACCTTGGCGCATCGCGACGACCTGCCCGACCGGCAGCGTGGCCTGGAGCTGATGGAGAAGGCTCTCGCCCTGTTGCGGGTGCGCATCCCATCGTTGGTTCCCGTCACCGCGTTGTGGGTTGCCCGGGATCGCGCCAGGGTCGGCGACCGTGACACCGCCATCACGGTGATGCGAGAAGCCGTGGACGAGCTGTAT
This window encodes:
- a CDS encoding adenylate/guanylate cyclase domain-containing protein, which codes for MCRSCGTKAPAGARFCGACGVRLATDTDAAEYKHVTVLFADVERSMDIAAALDIERLREVMTELVERSTTVLRRYGGTVEFNGDGVMALFGAPVALEDHAFRACMAALEVQGEAARLAAEVKQRDDIDFRVRVGLNSGRVIAGEIGSGAFGYRAIGETVGFAQRMESVAPPGGVMLSESTARLVEDLVMLGGLDQVRIKGADQPVAVRQLLGIRPRSGGIGRVQSSLVGRSDEMAAIEAALDSATDGRGGVLNVVAPPGIGKSRSAREAAALATARGFEVIWVFCESHARDISFGVIARLLRAATGVADLDGQDARARTRSVVPEADPQDVQLLDDLLGIADPEAVLPVIEPDARRRRLTALVHSASLTRTRPALVIVEDVQWIDAVSESMLCDFLAVIDQSPTLVLITSRPEYAGALVEAPGSRVIQLAPLGDSDIAALLDELLGPDPAMSDLTAIIADRAAGNPFFAEEIVRELAQRGVLAGERGDYRCRGDVSEVTVPATVQAAIAARIDRLGPAARYTLNAASVIGERFGADLLAALDVDAEFAELLNTELIDQVQFTPAAEYAFHHPLIRAVAYEAQLKSGRSEWHRRLAAAIERSAPDSVDENAALIAEHLDSAGDLHAAYGWQMRAAAWSVKRDITAARLRWDRAYRIGKRLPEDRPTELSMRIAPLTMLCATDFHAKAAHESRGRFAELRQLCAIAGDKVSLAIGMTGLVTEHLYVGRGGEAARLASEQMALLESIGDANLTVGLGFVAFATWFDQGEFDEMLRWTQTVIDLAAGDATKGNEFGFGSPLAAAITFRGVARWWLGRAGWREDLDVARAMARNSDPATFGYVLAWTYCIEIAYGVLLADDVAVQASDDAVQTAERLGNDYVLLLAEYGLGVTLAHRDDLPDRQRGLELMEKALALLRVRIPSLVPVTALWVARDRARVGDRDTAITVMREAVDELYRESRLGYFVAGVANLVETLIDRGADGDLADAELAIDQIAGMKPDDVSAIREVTLLRLRALLARARADPSYRDWVRRYRAMAESLGYDGHIAWATAMDVGER